A single region of the Anaerolineales bacterium genome encodes:
- a CDS encoding NAD(P)-dependent oxidoreductase, with translation MKILLAGATGVVGRNLLPLLSAAGYEVTGTTRRPDKQAQIAALGGQPLVMDALDRDRVFAALETIRPDIVFHQLTDLAGRDFSANVRLRVEGTRHLVDAARAVGVKRMIAQSISWVCVAGESPACEIDPLDLDAPQPRRETILGVQALEQAVAEMPIGVVLRYGLLYGAGTWYDRDSLMTEQIRRGELTATDAVSSFLHVEDAARAALSAIDWPAGVYHIVDDEPAAGTQWLPVYARLVNAPPPLTRLGRQGWKRGESNAKARAVGWSPHYRSWREGFVHVLA, from the coding sequence ATGAAGATCCTACTTGCAGGCGCGACGGGTGTCGTCGGGCGTAATTTACTGCCGCTGTTGAGCGCAGCGGGATATGAGGTCACTGGGACAACACGTCGCCCTGATAAACAGGCGCAGATCGCGGCGCTCGGTGGCCAGCCGCTGGTGATGGATGCGTTGGATCGAGATCGTGTATTCGCTGCCCTGGAAACAATTCGTCCAGATATTGTGTTCCACCAACTGACCGATCTTGCCGGGCGCGATTTCTCGGCTAATGTGCGTTTGCGCGTCGAAGGCACACGTCATCTTGTGGATGCGGCACGAGCCGTTGGCGTCAAACGCATGATCGCACAAAGCATTTCATGGGTGTGCGTAGCGGGGGAATCTCCTGCTTGTGAAATTGATCCCCTTGATTTGGATGCACCTCAACCTCGCCGTGAAACGATTCTTGGTGTGCAAGCACTGGAGCAAGCCGTCGCGGAGATGCCTATCGGTGTAGTGCTGCGTTATGGTCTTCTCTATGGTGCGGGGACATGGTATGACCGCGATAGTTTGATGACAGAACAGATACGACGTGGCGAACTTACAGCAACTGATGCAGTGAGTTCATTTCTCCATGTCGAAGATGCGGCACGGGCAGCACTATCAGCAATTGATTGGCCAGCGGGCGTATATCATATCGTTGATGATGAACCGGCCGCTGGAACGCAGTGGCTTCCGGTTTATGCGCGTTTGGTGAATGCGCCGCCGCCGCTAACACGTTTGGGACGACAAGGGTGGAAACGTGGCGAGTCTAATGCTAAGGCGCGGGCAGTAGGTTGGAGTCCCCATTACCGATCATGGCGCGAGGGCTTTGTGCACGTGCTAGCCTAA
- a CDS encoding peptidylprolyl isomerase, whose translation MSQRTRLIIPATLLVFALVANFLISAPPQVQAEDGSQYADLLQDRTAEGFPILGSPAAPITLVEFSNFSCPGCLGYKPSVTTFIEDYVRTGKARLLFMPMIFGEDPSLTAAMGALCADRQDGFWDMHDALFAIHETQGANAFTPELVTATATTLGLDADALGTCLAGRETRGIVQQALIRANTIGVEFTPTLMYSLDGGYTLEWFTRPESSTGETFNSSVPPEVVAEIVSQAAASQLTPAPTFTPTPQAVTPFGFSTYKAWTSPDELLTIEYPETWEVKAFPQNGPLGYGVAVTGNDTLGVSLLGLPLWELNLDGQPQTATPEEILNGIFGSAAANNLRTVTYGGFKGAGFTADVNGTNPATGEASAYTRDIVLLALDDQHYLIVQSFSLKTDWERMAGVADRVAASIKVSDVAKVIALLDSSFPAPMPPAPTPTPIAGFTPVKVGEGKCVGVKVPEGTEIIDGKDKKFNVIPAMTLNPDKVYCAIITTEKGAIVLQLYPEVAPLHVNSFIFLAREGFYNGITWHRVIPDFMAQTGDPTGTGSGGPGYLIPLEMNPAARYDRVGVLGMARTNDPNSAGSQFFITYVVTDFLNPSAQSAGYSIFGQLVEGEDVLKAITPRDPSQGANFEGDKLVSIVIVEVDK comes from the coding sequence ATGTCACAACGTACACGGCTTATCATCCCCGCCACGCTGCTTGTCTTTGCGCTGGTGGCGAATTTTTTGATCAGCGCCCCACCACAGGTGCAGGCGGAAGATGGCAGCCAATATGCCGATCTTCTTCAAGACCGCACCGCCGAAGGCTTTCCCATCCTCGGCAGCCCGGCTGCGCCGATTACCCTTGTTGAATTTTCAAATTTCTCTTGCCCCGGCTGTCTGGGCTACAAACCGTCTGTCACGACCTTCATCGAGGATTACGTGCGGACGGGTAAGGCGCGTCTGCTGTTCATGCCCATGATCTTTGGCGAAGACCCCTCGTTGACCGCAGCGATGGGAGCGCTCTGCGCGGATAGGCAAGACGGCTTTTGGGACATGCACGATGCCCTTTTTGCCATTCACGAGACGCAAGGGGCGAATGCCTTCACTCCTGAGTTAGTCACAGCGACGGCAACGACCTTAGGGTTGGATGCCGATGCGCTAGGAACGTGTTTGGCAGGGCGAGAAACACGTGGGATCGTCCAACAGGCATTGATCCGTGCGAACACGATTGGCGTTGAATTCACCCCCACCCTGATGTATTCCCTTGATGGGGGCTATACGTTGGAGTGGTTCACCCGCCCAGAGAGCAGCACGGGCGAAACATTCAACAGCAGCGTTCCCCCCGAAGTGGTGGCAGAGATTGTCAGCCAAGCGGCGGCGAGTCAGTTGACGCCTGCTCCCACCTTCACGCCGACACCGCAGGCAGTGACCCCTTTTGGGTTCTCTACCTATAAAGCATGGACTAGCCCCGATGAACTACTGACCATCGAGTACCCCGAAACATGGGAGGTGAAGGCGTTCCCCCAAAACGGTCCGCTTGGCTATGGGGTTGCGGTGACTGGGAACGACACCCTCGGCGTGAGCCTTCTTGGGCTGCCGTTGTGGGAACTCAACCTTGACGGTCAACCTCAGACAGCAACACCTGAGGAAATTCTCAACGGAATTTTTGGATCAGCGGCGGCAAACAACCTCCGCACCGTGACTTATGGTGGCTTTAAGGGCGCTGGCTTTACCGCCGATGTGAACGGGACAAATCCGGCAACCGGCGAAGCCAGTGCTTACACCCGTGATATTGTCTTGCTTGCCCTTGATGATCAGCATTACCTGATTGTGCAGTCGTTCAGCCTGAAAACGGATTGGGAGCGAATGGCGGGCGTTGCGGATCGTGTGGCGGCGTCGATCAAGGTGAGCGATGTGGCGAAGGTAATCGCTCTCTTGGACAGCAGTTTCCCCGCGCCCATGCCCCCCGCCCCAACCCCCACCCCGATTGCCGGCTTCACCCCGGTGAAGGTAGGCGAAGGGAAATGTGTTGGTGTGAAAGTGCCAGAGGGGACGGAAATTATCGATGGGAAGGATAAGAAATTCAACGTCATACCCGCCATGACGCTGAACCCCGATAAAGTCTACTGCGCGATCATCACCACTGAAAAGGGCGCAATCGTCCTTCAGCTTTACCCAGAGGTTGCCCCTCTGCATGTCAACAGTTTCATCTTCCTTGCCCGTGAAGGGTTTTATAATGGCATCACCTGGCACCGCGTGATCCCCGACTTCATGGCGCAAACAGGCGACCCCACCGGCACTGGATCAGGCGGTCCGGGCTACTTGATTCCGTTGGAGATGAATCCAGCCGCTCGCTATGACCGCGTGGGCGTCCTCGGCATGGCGCGGACGAACGATCCAAACTCGGCGGGCAGCCAATTCTTCATCACCTATGTGGTGACGGACTTCCTGAATCCAAGCGCTCAGAGTGCGGGATACTCCATCTTTGGGCAGCTTGTGGAAGGTGAGGATGTTTTGAAGGCGATCACCCCGCGTGACCCCTCACAAGGGGCGAACTTCGAGGGGGACAAACTCGTTTCCATCGTCATTGTTGAGGTCGATAAATAA
- a CDS encoding NYN domain-containing protein, which produces MIWLIDGHNLIGQLQDLSLEDPQDEAKLTLAIKRYIGRSNGKDRAVVYFDNGLPGGLSKELSSHYVEVRFAPPRTSADHLIMLRARDLGKRQRFILVTSDDKMRQLAFAYGVECLASEEFALMLGFRPVEVPLENPAADPEKATETRTIIIFEKDPNPIVSKQEIAYWLPIFQQKLHEAQAAKMEAEIAARHAAREAAERRKAQREAEEHAQRQAKKRRD; this is translated from the coding sequence ATGATCTGGCTTATCGACGGGCATAATCTAATCGGGCAACTTCAAGACCTCTCCCTAGAAGACCCTCAGGATGAGGCAAAGCTCACACTGGCGATCAAGCGCTATATTGGGCGTTCCAACGGCAAAGATCGCGCCGTTGTCTATTTTGATAACGGGCTGCCCGGCGGTTTGTCGAAAGAGCTTTCCAGCCACTATGTCGAAGTCCGCTTTGCCCCCCCGCGCACCTCCGCCGATCACCTGATCATGCTGCGGGCGCGAGATTTAGGCAAAAGGCAGCGCTTCATCCTCGTCACCTCCGATGACAAAATGCGCCAGCTTGCCTTTGCCTATGGTGTTGAGTGCCTTGCCTCAGAAGAATTTGCCCTCATGCTTGGCTTTCGCCCCGTCGAAGTCCCCCTTGAAAACCCCGCTGCCGATCCTGAAAAGGCGACAGAGACGCGCACGATCATCATTTTTGAAAAAGACCCTAATCCCATCGTCAGCAAACAGGAAATCGCCTACTGGCTACCGATCTTCCAGCAAAAACTTCACGAAGCGCAGGCGGCAAAAATGGAAGCGGAAATTGCCGCTCGTCACGCCGCCCGCGAAGCGGCAGAGCGCCGTAAGGCGCAGCGTGAGGCAGAAGAACACGCCCAACGTCAGGCAAAAAAGCGGCGAGATTAG
- a CDS encoding sensor histidine kinase, producing MTNLRTAPPSLNLRTVIDSLGQGILVFDAADRLVLDNKAARAILGPNLTLIRAEGWVACAMLLDARRVEGPSANEIRQQALKQNEPVRFHTLLTGAYIPCWAAALPGENNSVFTQITLEQPDWVALREFMTTFRNEARSAVESTRGHADLIAQIMRKRTPGMSLDQLASRAMGFADIISTNMHRLEMFLDQLHRLEVLRTGALPNDVARLRRKVNLYGFIEDFLEETQDESPLDPVRAEDLRDRLQLSIPNNLTIVAAPEYMKRILRDMLRNAMLYSPKGTPISIRAQRLMPSDVVQIDVADEGCGIRAKEADKVFAPFQRARQPQVLAEFGYGLSLYLAKAELDAMGGRIWFESEEKVGTIFSLKLPGGFTE from the coding sequence ATGACGAACCTTCGCACAGCACCGCCAAGCCTAAACCTTCGCACCGTGATCGACAGTTTGGGACAGGGAATTCTTGTCTTTGATGCGGCAGACCGCCTTGTTTTAGATAATAAAGCGGCACGGGCAATTTTGGGTCCCAATTTGACCCTTATCCGCGCCGAGGGATGGGTTGCCTGTGCCATGCTTCTAGATGCTCGCCGGGTGGAGGGTCCAAGTGCGAATGAAATTCGCCAGCAGGCGCTTAAGCAAAATGAACCCGTCCGTTTCCATACGCTGCTCACCGGCGCCTATATTCCCTGTTGGGCAGCGGCGCTGCCGGGTGAGAACAACTCTGTATTCACCCAGATTACACTGGAACAGCCCGATTGGGTTGCTCTCCGCGAATTTATGACCACTTTCCGCAACGAGGCACGTTCGGCGGTGGAGAGTACACGGGGTCATGCCGACCTAATTGCCCAGATCATGCGCAAACGCACGCCTGGAATGAGCCTCGATCAGTTGGCGTCGCGGGCGATGGGCTTTGCCGACATCATCTCTACGAACATGCACCGCTTGGAGATGTTCCTCGACCAACTGCACCGCTTAGAGGTCTTGCGTACCGGAGCGCTCCCCAACGATGTGGCACGGCTGCGGCGCAAGGTCAATCTGTATGGCTTTATCGAAGATTTCCTTGAAGAAACCCAAGATGAATCGCCCCTTGATCCGGTGCGGGCTGAAGACCTACGAGATCGCCTCCAATTGAGCATCCCCAACAACCTGACCATCGTTGCCGCCCCTGAATACATGAAACGTATTCTGCGCGATATGCTCCGCAACGCGATGCTCTACAGCCCCAAAGGGACGCCCATCTCCATCCGTGCCCAACGGCTCATGCCCAGTGATGTCGTCCAGATTGATGTCGCTGACGAAGGCTGCGGAATTCGGGCGAAAGAAGCCGATAAGGTCTTTGCCCCCTTCCAACGGGCGCGTCAGCCGCAAGTTCTCGCAGAATTTGGCTATGGTTTGAGCTTATACCTTGCCAAAGCCGAGCTTGACGCGATGGGGGGGCGAATTTGGTTCGAGAGCGAGGAAAAAGTAGGCACAATCTTCAGCCTGAAACTTCCCGGTGGCTTTACGGAGTAG
- the mscL gene encoding large-conductance mechanosensitive channel protein MscL, with the protein MLKEFQKFIMRGNVLDLAIGIIIGAAFTGVVNSLVNDVIMPPIGLILGGVDFSQIVITLREKVGENPAVTINIGVFINAIVNFLIVAFVVFLLVRAVNRMGERFAKKEEPKEPAAPPGPTTEEKLVAVLEKLETKLK; encoded by the coding sequence ATGTTAAAAGAATTTCAGAAGTTCATCATGCGTGGCAATGTCCTTGACCTTGCCATCGGGATCATCATTGGGGCAGCCTTCACGGGCGTGGTGAATTCGCTGGTGAATGATGTGATTATGCCGCCTATCGGCTTGATTTTGGGCGGTGTGGATTTCTCCCAAATTGTGATCACGCTCCGCGAGAAGGTGGGGGAGAATCCGGCGGTGACGATTAACATCGGGGTGTTCATCAATGCCATTGTGAACTTCCTGATCGTCGCTTTTGTCGTCTTTTTGCTGGTGCGGGCGGTGAACCGGATGGGCGAGCGCTTTGCTAAGAAGGAAGAACCCAAAGAGCCAGCCGCACCACCCGGACCGACCACCGAGGAAAAGTTGGTGGCTGTGTTGGAAAAACTTGAGACGAAGTTGAAGTAG
- a CDS encoding WXG100 family type VII secretion target — protein sequence MSAAKIQADYDQLGQIAAQLAKEAGQTLNLFQALKGITASLTGGGWVGEGAESYAREMEELIFPALNRLGHALEDAGSASKKIADVFHQGEDEASGLFGGEGAGVTSGGAGGNLMSESLSGGSSSGGGASGGSGVFAALAGSNNTYFKPGGATPTSHWTRNDAYMEMMAEIKKLPGPGGQVKFFDAAERVTSSRMLGGTSWTPDFVISQETFAFTNKVGEDLYTFNAANAAKVMNDPYNLTDPNGTGKPMGSALDHDLHYVHAEQSRVESFIKSETAAGRLNSSNIAELNDAMNGSSSSSTARNLFYKAISPVADTGATDWAKGLTGGSIDFGNQSHREAIGKAAVFQAHGYSQADYMNYMRTGKMP from the coding sequence AGATTGCCGCTCAGCTTGCCAAAGAAGCCGGGCAAACCCTGAATCTTTTTCAAGCGCTCAAGGGCATTACCGCAAGCCTGACCGGAGGGGGCTGGGTTGGTGAGGGGGCTGAATCTTACGCCCGCGAGATGGAAGAACTTATCTTTCCTGCACTCAACCGCTTGGGGCATGCCTTGGAAGATGCCGGAAGCGCCAGCAAAAAGATTGCCGATGTGTTCCATCAGGGCGAAGATGAAGCCAGTGGCTTGTTCGGCGGCGAGGGAGCAGGCGTTACCTCTGGTGGGGCGGGCGGCAACCTCATGTCCGAATCGCTCAGTGGGGGGTCAAGCAGCGGGGGCGGGGCGTCTGGTGGGTCGGGCGTATTTGCCGCCCTCGCTGGTTCAAACAACACCTATTTCAAGCCCGGCGGGGCAACCCCCACCAGCCATTGGACGCGCAACGATGCCTACATGGAAATGATGGCAGAGATCAAAAAGCTCCCCGGTCCCGGCGGACAGGTGAAGTTTTTCGATGCCGCCGAACGGGTCACCAGTTCGCGGATGTTGGGCGGAACATCGTGGACGCCGGATTTTGTCATTAGCCAAGAGACCTTCGCCTTCACCAACAAGGTTGGGGAAGACCTCTACACCTTCAATGCCGCCAACGCCGCAAAGGTGATGAACGACCCCTACAACCTAACCGACCCCAACGGGACGGGAAAACCGATGGGGTCAGCGCTTGATCACGATTTGCACTACGTTCACGCCGAGCAATCCCGCGTGGAGAGTTTCATCAAGAGTGAGACGGCAGCCGGACGGCTGAACAGTTCAAACATTGCTGAACTCAACGACGCCATGAACGGCAGCAGTTCCAGCAGCACCGCTCGCAACCTGTTCTACAAAGCGATCAGCCCCGTTGCCGATACCGGCGCAACAGACTGGGCAAAGGGCTTGACGGGCGGCTCAATTGACTTTGGCAACCAATCCCACCGCGAGGCGATTGGCAAAGCGGCGGTCTTTCAAGCGCATGGCTACAGCCAAGCCGATTACATGAACTACATGCGCACCGGAAAAATGCCTTGA